From Candidatus Latescibacterota bacterium, a single genomic window includes:
- a CDS encoding acyl-CoA dehydrogenase family protein yields MNIQLTDEERMIQKTIRDFARKDLAAVADEANREGIFQDEIYTSLGELGFMGITVPEKYGGVDFGTFSLALTLEELSRVCASTAVAVSVHNSLANHIVLKYGSEEMKEKYLPRMASGEAIGVYALTEPDAGSDVSAIRMSAVKEGDEYILNGSKIFISTGDKAGVIIVIARTDPESRTKGLSAFLVEPDHPGFSVGKVEHKMGLKASSTVELVFEDCRVPSANLIGEEGLGMQIALGSLDGGRIGIASQALGIAQTALD; encoded by the coding sequence ATGAATATCCAGTTAACAGATGAAGAGCGAATGATTCAGAAGACCATCAGGGATTTTGCCCGGAAAGACCTTGCAGCTGTGGCCGATGAGGCTAACAGGGAAGGGATATTCCAGGACGAGATCTATACCAGTCTTGGGGAACTGGGGTTCATGGGAATTACGGTTCCTGAGAAATACGGTGGTGTGGATTTTGGGACATTCAGTCTGGCGCTGACTCTCGAAGAGCTCAGCCGTGTCTGCGCGTCGACGGCCGTAGCTGTTTCCGTACATAATTCACTGGCCAACCACATCGTCCTCAAATATGGCAGTGAAGAGATGAAGGAGAAATACCTTCCCAGAATGGCCTCGGGAGAAGCGATAGGGGTCTACGCACTTACAGAGCCGGATGCTGGTAGTGACGTCTCCGCGATAAGAATGTCTGCTGTGAAAGAAGGCGACGAATATATTCTTAACGGGTCGAAGATATTCATCTCGACTGGAGATAAAGCCGGAGTGATCATTGTTATCGCTCGAACCGATCCGGAAAGCCGTACAAAGGGATTGTCCGCATTTCTCGTCGAGCCGGATCATCCAGGTTTCTCTGTCGGCAAGGTCGAGCACAAGATGGGACTGAAGGCTTCATCCACGGTAGAACTTGTTTTCGAGGACTGCCGCGTACCATCGGCCAACCTGATCGGTGAAGAGGGCTTGGGGATGCAGATAGCTCTCGGGTCCCTCGACGGAGGAAGGATCGGTATAGCATCGCAAGCCCTGGGTATCGCGCAGACTGCTCTTGAT